Proteins encoded within one genomic window of Arachis ipaensis cultivar K30076 chromosome B08, Araip1.1, whole genome shotgun sequence:
- the LOC107613226 gene encoding cellulose synthase-like protein B4: MATTKITLLPLYEKIWEKHKFSKFMDSITLLLLLMLLSYRLFSLYNLFTLPSFLALLCESWFTFTFLTTISTKWTPSHTRTYLNRLFLRVPHLPPVDLFVTTADPVLEPPIITVNTVLSLLALDYPSNKLSCYVSDDGCSPHTFYALVEASKFAKLWVPFCKKFNVQVRAPFRYFSGDSKAYNSDIPGFKQQRLKMKEEYELLCQKIQNADKKSVPCELVEEFADFSETQQRNHATIVKVIWENREGVSNGVPHLIYISREKRPEHPHHYKAGAMNVLTRVSGLLTNAPFMLNVDCDMYVNNPEVVLHALCILLDSKGEKEVAFVQCPQRFYDAVKDDAFGNQQVALPLYIGSGFAGLQGIIYAGTNCFHRRKVIYGKSPDLDIQNGNKDHVFINGILSEKEKTKTFGNSKGFVKSAASALEQKTFISNDNSIHLDHEEVNKVSSCEYEYNTAWGKQVGWIYGSTSEDVLTGLRFHTKGWKSEFCTTDPIAFRGCSPQDSIGQMAQHKRWSSGLLEIFLSKHCPIFGTVFGKLQLRECLAYIWITTWALRSVPEICYALLPAYCIITNSTFLPNQGAGLWIPATLVLIYNVSTLLEQVLSGLSIRTWWNNQRMARITTMNSCFFGFLAIILKQLRISDTVFEITKKEEPSCSDDGNSGRFTFNESPIFLPGITILLVQLTALVINFSIRRGSNTHYGFGEVFCSAYVVLCYLPFLKGLFGRGKYGIPFSTICKSTLLAFLFVQLCRSQSS; encoded by the exons ATGGCGACCACGAAGATCACACTTCTCCCTCTCTATGAGAAAATATGGGAGAAGCACAAGTTCTCAAAATTCATGGATTCCATCACTCTTCTCCTCCTTCTGATGCTTCTTTCTTACCGTCTCTTCTCTCTTTACAACCTCTTCACTCTCCCTTCCTTCCTTGCTCTCCTCTGCGAGTCATGGTTCACCTTCACTTTCCTCACCACCATTTCCACCAAATGGACTCCTTCACACACAAGAACCTACCTCAACCGCCTCTTCCTTCGGGTTCCTCATCTTCCACCTGTCGACCTGTTTGTTACAACGGCAGATCCAGTTCTTGAACCACCAATCATAACGGTCAACACTGTTCTCTCACTGTTGGCGCTTGATTACCCTTCCAACAAGCTTTCTTGCTATGTCTCCGATGACGGTTGCTCTCCTCATACCTTCTATGCTCTTGTGGAGGCTTCAAAGTTTGCAAAGCTTTGGGTTCCTTTCTGCAAGAAGTTCAATGTGCAAGTTAGAGCACCGTTTAGATACTTCTCAGGTGATTCAAAAGCCTATAACAGTGACATCCCTGGATTTAAACAACAAAGGTTGAAAATGAAG GAGGAGTATGAGCTACTTTGCCAGAAGATTCAAAATGCAGATAAAAAATCTGTTCCATGTGAGCTTGTTGAAGAATTTGCAGACTTCTCAGAAACTCAGCAGAGAAATCATGCCACCATAGTTAAG GTGATATGGGAGAACAGAGAAGGGGTCTCAAATGGGGTGCCCCACTTGATCTACATATCCAGAGAGAAGAGACCAGAACATCCACATCATTACAAAGCTGGTGCTATGAATGTGTTG ACTAGAGTCTCTGGATTGTTGACAAATGCTCCGTTTATGCTGAATGTGGATTGTGACATGTATGTGAACAATCCTGAGGTTGTTCTACACGCACTCTGCATTTTGTTGGACTCAAAGGGTGAAAAAGAAGTTGCATTCGTTCAATGTCCACAGCGATTCTATGATGCAGTAAAGGATGACGCTTTTGGAAATCAGCAAGTGGCTTTGCCTTTG TATATAGGAAGTGGATTTGCAGGACTACAAGGGATCATATATGCAGGAACAAATTGTTTCCACAGGAGAAAAGTTATTTACGGCAAATCTCCcgatcttgacattcaaaatggGAACAAGGATCATGTTTTCATCAATG GAATATTATCAgaaaaggaaaaaacaaaaacatttGGCAATTCAAAGGGGTTCGTCAAATCAGCTGCTAGTGCTTTGGAGCAAAAGACATTCATTTCCAATGATAATTCCATACACCTTGATCATGAGGAAGTGAACAAGGTTTCTAGTTGTGAATATGAATACAACACCGCCTGGGGTAAACAG GTGGGGTGGATATATGGGTCAACATCAGAGGATGTGTTGACTGGGCTGAGATTTCACACAAAAGGTTGGAAATCTGAATTTTGCACAACAGATCCAATAGCATTTAGGGGATGCTCACCTCAAGATAGTATAGGCCAGATGGCCCAACATAAGAGATGGTCCTCTGGCTTGCTTGAAATTTTCCTAAGCAAGCACTGTCCTATCTTTGGGACCGTTTTTGGTAAGCTACAATTGAGAGAATGTTTGGCATATATTTGGATCACTACTTGGGCCTTAAGATCTGTCCCTGAAATCTGCTATGCTCTTCTACCTGCCTATTGTATCATCACCAATTCCACCTTCTTGCCAAATCAG GGAGCAGGTTTATGGATACCAGCTACACTGGTATTGATCTACAACGTATCTACATTGTTAGAGCAAGTGTTAAGCGGGTTGTCAATTCGGACATGGTGGAACAACCAGAGGATGGCAAGAATAACAACCATGAATTCCTGCTTTTTTGGATTCTTGGCTATAATACTCAAGCAACTGAGAATATCAGACACAGTCTTCGAAATAACAAAGAAAGAGGAACCTTCTTGTAGTGACGATGGGAATTCTGGAAGGTTCACCTTCAATGAGTCTCCCATCTTTCTACCAGGGATAACTATTTTGCTTGTTCAACTCACTGCTTTGGTTATCAACTTCTCAATCAGAAGAGGGAGCAACACACATTATGGTTTTGGTGAAGTGTTTTGCAGTGCCTATGTGGTTCTATGTTACTTGCCATTCTTGAAAGGCTTGTTTGGGAGAGGAAAATATGGGATTCCATTCTCCACAATATGCAAGTCAACTCTGCTGGCTTTCCTGTTTGTTCAATTGTGTAGAAGCCAAAGCAGTTAA